From Cydia strobilella chromosome 7, ilCydStro3.1, whole genome shotgun sequence, one genomic window encodes:
- the LOC134742793 gene encoding vitamin K-dependent protein C, whose protein sequence is MKRTCTLLSLLIFTEIAATYYAGVKPSDMSVHNYVEERRGKVNLRHKKGSDNGNQTGPWMAWSAWSGCRDGRRSRRRHCLRRRRCGDALQVQVASCELPRSLVPPASLHIQSIQNRQLDLNEDVQKRFRGFSAWTSWSSCSRRCTTVRKRYCRRPALCGRKVIHQSALCYLEGSFCHRWIRGRMRRKDPEKTAPNKHSHVVETMPPPALAIHPEDTRVTPSVKHECGRIGQRATARARIRGMLRIIGGRPAPPGKWPWQVAVLNRYKEAFCGGTLISLRWVVTAAHCVRKRLYVRLGEHDLLLRNRGELEMRVTEAVIHPLYDPDTVVNDVAMLRLPGSARLDMGHGIACLPGEQQTLAPHTNCVILGWGKKRSTDVHGTRILHEAQVSTIQQGVCRRSYWQYAITDNMVCAGRGRRDSCAGDSGGPLLCRGQDARYYLQGITSFGDGCGKRGKYGIYTRTAGYVVWINNVMENNYFDD, encoded by the exons ATGAAGCGGACATGCACACTATTATCTCTTTTAATATTCACGGAAATTGCAGCAACGTATTAT GCTGGAGTAAAACCGTCAGACATGAGTGTTCACAATTATGTTGAAGAAAGAAGGGGGAAGGTTAATTTAAGACATAAAAAAGGGAGTGACAACGGGAACCAGACTG GTCCCTGGATGGCGTGGAGCGCGTGGAGTGGGTGTCGGGACGGGCGGCGCTCGCGGCGGCGGCACTGCCTGCGGCGGAGGCGCTGCGGCGACGCGCTGCAGGTCCAAGTGGCAAG CTGCGAGTTACCGAGAAGCCTCGTGCCACCTGCGTCGCTGCATATACAATCA aTCCAAAACCGCCAGTTAGATCTGAACGAGGACGTCCAGAAGAGATTCCGAGGTTTCTCGGCGTGGACTTCATGGAGTTCCTGCTCCCGCCGATGTACTACCGTCAGAAAAAG GTACTGCCGCCGGCCAGCCTTATGTGGGCGGAAGGTGATCCACCAGAGCGCTCTTTGCTACCTCGAGGGAAGCTTCTGCCACCGCTGGATCCGCGGCCGCATGCGCCGCAAGGACCCAG AAAAAACCGCACCCAACAAGCACTCGCACGTAGTAGAAACAATGCCGCCACCAGCGCTAGCGATCCATCCTGAAGACACGCGGGTTACACCCAGCGTGAAGCACGAATGTGGTAGAATAGGGCAACGCGCCACTGCGCGAGCGCGGATCCGCGGCATGCTGCGGATCATCGGCGGCAGGCCGGCGCCGCCTGGCAAGTGGCCGTGGCAGGTCGCCGTACTTAACCGGTATAAG GAAGCATTCTGCGGAGGTACGCTGATATCGCTCCGCTGGGTAGTGACAGCGGCGCACTGCGTTCGAAAGCGCCTTTACGTACGTCTCGGCGAACACGATTTGCTTCTTCGGAACCGCGGTGAACTCGAAATGAGGGTCACCGAGGCCGTTATCCATCCTCTGTATGACCCTGACACGGTCGTCAACGACGTCGCGATGCTACG GTTGCCCGGGTCCGCCCGTTTGGATATGGGGCATGGCATCGCGTGTCTGCCTGGCGAGCAGCAGACCCTGGCGCCGCATACCAACTGTGTTATCCTTGGATGGGGCAAGAAGCGGTCTACTGACGTCCACGGCACGAGGATACTGCACGAGGCGCAG GTGTCGACAATTCAGCAAGGCGTGTGCCGGCGTTCGTACTGGCAGTACGCGATCACCGACAACATGGTGTGCGCGGGGCGTGGGCGCCGTGACTCTTGCGCCGGAGACTCAGGCGGCCCGCTGCTGTGTAGGGGACAAGACGCGCGCTATTACTTACAG GGGATCACGAGCTTTGGCGACGGCTGCGGCAAACGAGGCAAGTATGGCATCTACACGCGCACCGCCGGGTACGTCGTCTGGATCAACAACGTTatggaaaataactatttcgatGATTGA